In Methanolobus chelungpuianus, the following proteins share a genomic window:
- a CDS encoding DNA-binding protein, producing the protein MADDLEEIRRRRLEQLQQQQASQQQVAPGDMQAAMQQEQARADMEAKKQALLRQILTPEARERLTTLKMSRKEMVEQLESQLIMLAQNGRIQSKIDDEKLKQLLVQLQPQKREPTIKRM; encoded by the coding sequence ATGGCGGATGATCTTGAAGAGATAAGAAGAAGAAGGCTTGAACAACTTCAACAGCAACAGGCTTCCCAGCAGCAGGTGGCCCCCGGCGACATGCAGGCGGCGATGCAGCAGGAGCAGGCACGTGCTGATATGGAAGCAAAAAAGCAGGCTCTGCTTCGCCAGATCCTTACGCCTGAGGCACGTGAGCGCCTGACGACATTAAAGATGTCGCGTAAAGAGATGGTGGAACAACTCGAGTCCCAACTGATAATGCTTGCCCAGAACGGCAGGATCCAGTCCAAGATCGATGACGAGAAGCTCAAGCAGCTCCTGGTCCAGTTACAACCCCAGAAGCGTGAGCCGACAATAAAGCGTATGTGA
- a CDS encoding metal-dependent hydrolase yields the protein MPYPPGHLLFFTFCTFLAGVLGIAVMRFKGKVVQLSDTKHLGLLFAAGSLGSLFPDVPALWNFFLHGNLKHVTIGPIPTHSLFFGLTVFFLAMAMGYLTYREHTKAMSVALFAGAGFASHLMLDDLAAGSIYYLYPFHTEPFSVFYSFFI from the coding sequence ATGCCATATCCTCCGGGTCATCTCCTCTTTTTCACTTTCTGCACTTTCCTGGCCGGCGTGCTTGGGATAGCAGTGATGCGCTTCAAAGGTAAGGTAGTACAGCTGAGCGATACGAAGCATCTGGGACTTCTGTTTGCCGCAGGAAGCCTTGGCTCTCTTTTCCCGGACGTGCCGGCATTGTGGAACTTCTTCCTTCACGGCAATCTCAAACATGTGACGATTGGTCCGATACCAACGCATTCCCTGTTCTTTGGCCTGACGGTATTCTTCCTCGCTATGGCTATGGGTTACCTTACCTACAGGGAACACACAAAAGCCATGTCCGTGGCGTTATTTGCAGGCGCAGGCTTTGCATCTCATCTGATGCTGGATGATCTGGCAGCGGGCAGTATCTATTACCTGTATCCGTTCCATACAGAGCCTTTCAGTGTGTTCTATTCATTCTTCATATAA
- a CDS encoding DUF1616 domain-containing protein, producing MVRSRVPGDLLLVASGVLLTNLFVFHPLLNIIELRAFLGIVMVLVLPGYAMVAALFPGKDDLSGAERFTYSIGLSVAVVPFIGYGLLSAPWGMNVGPLMISISALILVMCAVAFIRRHRLPEGMAFSPSLSSLYRPPVSFLSGRHSRLESVLRISLVFAVLISAVTVAYVIENPKPKVGFTEFYLLGPDGTSSGYPTNLSIGDSGSVMVGIVNQEERSVDYRLEILLDGKPLPSQAAGEDIHLGNDERWESEVTFKPDVYGNGMKLQFLLYKDTELSEPYRELYLWLDVQDGTGDD from the coding sequence ATGGTTAGAAGTAGGGTACCTGGTGATCTTCTCCTTGTAGCTTCAGGTGTATTGCTCACGAATCTGTTCGTGTTCCATCCTCTCCTGAACATCATCGAGTTGCGCGCTTTTCTTGGGATTGTGATGGTATTGGTCCTTCCGGGATACGCAATGGTGGCTGCTCTCTTTCCCGGGAAAGATGACCTTTCAGGTGCCGAAAGATTTACTTACAGCATCGGTCTGAGTGTTGCTGTCGTACCTTTTATCGGATATGGTCTGCTCTCTGCCCCATGGGGCATGAATGTCGGGCCCCTGATGATATCCATCTCTGCACTGATACTGGTGATGTGTGCGGTTGCATTCATACGGCGTCACAGGCTGCCTGAAGGAATGGCTTTCTCACCTTCCCTCAGTTCACTATACCGGCCACCTGTAAGTTTTCTCTCAGGAAGACACTCGCGGCTTGAATCTGTACTGAGAATATCCCTGGTATTCGCCGTACTTATCTCGGCTGTGACTGTAGCATATGTCATTGAGAACCCCAAGCCAAAGGTAGGATTCACTGAGTTCTACCTGCTGGGGCCGGATGGGACTTCAAGCGGATATCCGACAAACTTAAGTATTGGTGACAGCGGTAGCGTAATGGTGGGTATAGTGAACCAGGAAGAAAGATCTGTTGATTACAGACTGGAGATCCTGCTTGATGGAAAACCTCTCCCCTCGCAGGCTGCAGGTGAGGATATACATCTCGGGAATGATGAAAGATGGGAAAGTGAAGTAACCTTCAAGCCAGATGTTTACGGTAATGGCATGAAGTTGCAGTTCCTTCTTTACAAGGATACAGAACTTTCCGAACCTTACAGGGAACTTTACCTGTGGCTGGATGTGCAGGATGGGACAGGGGACGATTAA
- a CDS encoding adenylosuccinate synthase produces the protein MFTIITGAQFGDEGKGKIVDLMSGDYDLVVRFQGGDNAGHTVKVGEDVYKLHLIPSGFLLDSRVLIGPGTVLNPEVLAQEMDMLAEGGIVLTPEKLGVDAKTSIIMPYHVELDGLKESRRTEKIGTTKRGIGFAYIDKVARDEIRMADLADPERLKRRLSELASSKEAAIRELDGDPSIVTREELVNRYLGLGRRLAPYITDVSYEINKALEKGRNVLAEGAQGTHLDVIHGTQKFVTSSSTVAGSACANLGVGPTKVTEVLGIVKAYITRVGEGPLPTELTDETGRKIQQVGREFGTTTGRARRCGWFDLPLLRKAIYLNGYTSLALTKLDVLSQLDPVRVCVSYELDGRIIDYPPEGTAELAGCRPVYEDLPGWESDLTGVRSFDDLPGNAQKYILYLEKKMGVPITYVSVGPAREQTFRR, from the coding sequence ATGTTCACGATCATTACAGGTGCGCAGTTTGGCGATGAAGGCAAAGGAAAGATAGTTGACCTCATGTCCGGGGACTATGACCTGGTCGTCCGCTTCCAGGGAGGGGACAATGCGGGACACACTGTGAAGGTGGGAGAGGATGTCTACAAGCTTCACCTTATTCCTTCCGGTTTCCTTCTGGATTCCAGGGTGCTGATAGGTCCCGGCACGGTGCTCAACCCGGAAGTGCTTGCGCAGGAAATGGATATGCTGGCGGAGGGTGGCATTGTGCTGACCCCTGAAAAGCTCGGGGTTGATGCCAAGACCAGTATCATCATGCCTTACCATGTGGAACTTGACGGCCTGAAGGAGTCCAGGAGGACAGAGAAGATCGGTACGACCAAGCGAGGTATTGGTTTTGCTTATATTGACAAGGTAGCCAGGGATGAGATCCGCATGGCTGACCTGGCGGACCCGGAAAGGCTGAAGAGAAGGCTTTCCGAACTTGCCTCCTCAAAAGAGGCCGCCATCAGGGAGCTTGATGGCGACCCTTCTATTGTGACAAGAGAAGAACTTGTTAACAGGTACCTGGGACTGGGACGCAGGCTTGCTCCCTATATTACGGATGTGTCCTACGAGATAAACAAGGCGCTGGAAAAAGGCAGGAACGTGCTTGCGGAAGGTGCCCAGGGCACGCACCTTGACGTCATCCACGGCACACAGAAGTTCGTAACATCCTCAAGCACTGTGGCAGGTTCCGCGTGTGCTAACTTGGGTGTCGGTCCTACTAAGGTCACTGAGGTACTTGGGATTGTCAAAGCTTATATAACCCGCGTGGGAGAAGGGCCTCTGCCAACAGAGCTTACGGATGAGACCGGCAGGAAGATCCAGCAGGTGGGCAGGGAGTTCGGGACCACCACCGGCAGGGCGAGGCGCTGCGGATGGTTCGATCTTCCGCTGCTCAGGAAGGCTATCTATCTTAACGGTTATACTTCCCTGGCACTCACAAAGCTGGACGTGCTCTCGCAGCTTGATCCGGTAAGGGTGTGTGTATCTTACGAGCTTGATGGGCGGATCATAGATTATCCTCCGGAAGGAACTGCCGAGCTTGCAGGATGCCGGCCGGTGTATGAGGATCTTCCCGGTTGGGAGAGCGACCTGACAGGCGTCAGGAGTTTTGATGATCTTCCTGGGAATGCACAGAAATACATACTTTATCTTGAAAAGAAGATGGGCGTTCCGATAACGTATGTTTCCGTAGGGCCTGCTAGGGAGCAGACATTCAGGAGATAG
- a CDS encoding DUF7411 family protein, whose protein sequence is MRVSVLFSGGKDSSLAAILLEPFFEVELVTCSFSLLPVGDVAREAAEKLGFSHRVARLDMQVLEKAYGMIIKEGFPRSAINHIHLAAMEYLASDVDVRFIADGIRRDDRVPVPDISRIRSIEDRYGVSYMSPLKGLGRSAVNELVKQHLVIDEGQSENVIKADYETELREFIRIRAGAQRINELFPSHIQSHVIERKKVPSKEVKTICIHD, encoded by the coding sequence ATGCGGGTCTCAGTACTGTTCAGCGGAGGAAAGGACAGTTCCCTTGCAGCTATCCTGCTGGAACCGTTCTTTGAAGTTGAACTGGTCACATGCAGTTTTTCCTTACTCCCCGTCGGGGATGTTGCAAGGGAAGCTGCTGAGAAGCTGGGATTCTCACATAGGGTCGCAAGGCTTGACATGCAGGTGCTTGAAAAAGCTTATGGGATGATCATAAAGGAAGGATTTCCGAGAAGTGCGATAAATCACATTCATCTGGCGGCCATGGAATATCTGGCCTCTGATGTGGATGTCCGCTTCATCGCAGACGGGATCCGGCGTGATGATCGCGTGCCTGTGCCGGATATCTCCCGGATAAGGAGTATCGAGGACCGGTATGGGGTCAGCTACATGTCACCCCTCAAGGGTTTAGGGCGCAGCGCGGTCAATGAGCTGGTGAAACAGCACCTTGTCATAGATGAAGGCCAGAGCGAGAACGTGATCAAGGCGGATTACGAAACCGAACTCAGGGAGTTCATCAGGATAAGGGCTGGTGCACAGAGAATAAATGAACTGTTCCCCTCGCATATCCAATCGCATGTGATTGAACGAAAAAAGGTGCCCAGTAAAGAGGTTAAGACTATCTGTATACATGATTAA
- a CDS encoding 30S ribosomal protein S19e — translation MTTAYDVPAAALIAKVAEKLKENDKVNPPEWAPYVKTGSHKELPPTDREWWYTRCAAVLRTVYTQGPIGVERLRSVYGGNKNMGSSPNHKVKGSGSIAREALQQLEAAGFVKTLKSGRSVSPQGQSFMDNAAYEVKKELVEKIPGLAKY, via the coding sequence ATGACAACTGCATATGATGTTCCTGCAGCCGCGCTGATCGCTAAGGTAGCAGAGAAGCTTAAAGAGAATGACAAGGTTAACCCGCCGGAGTGGGCCCCATACGTGAAGACAGGCTCACACAAGGAGTTGCCTCCGACTGACAGAGAATGGTGGTACACACGCTGTGCCGCGGTCCTGAGAACAGTATATACCCAGGGCCCCATCGGCGTGGAGAGGCTGCGCTCTGTATATGGCGGCAACAAGAACATGGGCTCAAGCCCCAACCACAAGGTAAAGGGCAGTGGCTCTATCGCAAGAGAGGCCCTGCAGCAGCTTGAAGCGGCAGGTTTCGTAAAGACCCTCAAGAGCGGTCGCTCAGTGTCCCCCCAGGGACAGTCCTTCATGGACAATGCCGCATACGAGGTCAAGAAGGAACTCGTGGAGAAGATCCCGGGCCTTGCAAAATACTAA
- a CDS encoding 50S ribosomal protein L39e gives MSQKSKGQKMRLAKAHRQNHRVPVWVIVKTNRKVVGHPKRRNWRRSSLDVK, from the coding sequence GTGAGCCAAAAAAGCAAAGGACAGAAGATGAGGCTGGCCAAGGCACACAGGCAGAACCACAGGGTTCCCGTGTGGGTCATCGTCAAGACCAACAGGAAGGTCGTGGGCCACCCCAAGAGAAGGAACTGGAGAAGAAGCA
- a CDS encoding CPBP family intramembrane glutamic endopeptidase — MEYEDDSHHTDAFTKKQKILEWKKIKLQPDNEGYGQDNLYRLSFSQSLSSGRTVGAFVLAIILAELLLFSGNVKGGISLHFLLLISIPLLLSVIRERETVYALQALMLLPLLRLVNVSMPISDASLLLFVVVYIPMLIPVYLMIRHQGLTDVQLGIVYERLVAYIPIGIVLGALLGAGEYLIIGSSYLIPGLSDPFILVFASVVFLYVGLIEEFIFRSLIQVKLEGLFGLTPGLLAASLLFGVMHSIYGEITEMAYIFVVGIVLGYLFQRTRSLPLVAVAHGVANIVLFVLLPLVML, encoded by the coding sequence ATGGAGTATGAGGATGATTCGCATCATACAGATGCATTTACAAAAAAGCAGAAAATCCTTGAGTGGAAAAAAATAAAGCTTCAGCCGGATAACGAAGGCTACGGGCAGGACAACCTTTACAGGCTGAGCTTTTCTCAATCGCTGTCTTCAGGAAGGACAGTTGGGGCTTTTGTCCTGGCCATCATACTTGCCGAGCTGCTTCTCTTCTCCGGGAATGTCAAGGGCGGTATCTCCCTGCACTTCCTGTTGCTTATAAGCATCCCTCTGCTTTTATCCGTTATCAGGGAACGCGAGACGGTATATGCTCTCCAGGCATTGATGCTTCTGCCTCTGCTCAGGCTGGTCAACGTATCAATGCCTATCTCGGATGCATCATTGCTGCTTTTCGTAGTTGTGTATATACCTATGCTGATACCTGTCTACCTGATGATAAGGCATCAGGGACTGACTGACGTGCAACTTGGGATCGTGTATGAAAGACTTGTGGCATACATTCCCATAGGCATTGTTCTGGGTGCTCTGCTGGGTGCAGGAGAGTACCTTATAATAGGCTCCAGTTATCTGATACCCGGCCTGTCCGACCCGTTCATCCTTGTATTTGCCAGTGTGGTTTTCCTGTATGTCGGGTTAATAGAGGAGTTCATATTCAGGTCCCTTATACAGGTCAAACTTGAGGGACTGTTTGGTTTGACGCCCGGCCTGCTAGCGGCAAGCCTTCTCTTCGGGGTAATGCACTCTATTTACGGCGAGATCACCGAGATGGCCTATATTTTTGTTGTAGGTATAGTTCTGGGGTACCTGTTCCAGAGGACACGGAGCCTGCCGCTGGTCGCAGTGGCCCATGGCGTCGCCAACATAGTGCTGTTCGTATTACTGCCACTTGTAATGCTGTGA
- a CDS encoding lipopolysaccharide biosynthesis protein encodes MSKSYLLESVRTRTTWNTEDLFDSMRDPLYRNSAFLVMGRLLNVGVGFFFWLIAARLYQTAEVGVATALISSVTLIMFIASFGFNFSLIRFIKISGKESVLNTSICITTVAAVVVGVTYLLLLDIFFENSALIQDTSYGMFFLLTVVMHSIFFITGESFKALRDTKDYFMQNTVLSARVILLFPLVFLGSFGIFGAIGITYFLATVYSVIVLSRRVKLNLRIDREFLSKSFSFSSGNYISNLLYESPSLLMPPIILSLIGKQEAALYYIAMAVSSLIWIAPMSLSASLFIEGSYGENLKKNVVKSGKAILVVLVPSIIFIYLFGGFVLEIFGRDYVEALPLLHILVLSSFFVALHDMFIPILNIKMRVSNLIKLNFVRFCLLLGLSYIFLRDYGIIGFGYAWMITHILLTVITLWLSRKEGWI; translated from the coding sequence ATGAGTAAATCATATCTGCTGGAATCTGTAAGAACAAGGACCACATGGAATACAGAAGATCTGTTTGACAGTATGAGGGATCCTCTTTACAGGAACTCGGCCTTTCTTGTGATGGGCAGACTGTTGAATGTGGGCGTAGGATTCTTTTTCTGGCTGATAGCAGCCAGGCTGTATCAGACTGCAGAGGTCGGCGTAGCAACTGCCCTGATATCATCGGTCACGCTAATCATGTTCATTGCGAGCTTTGGTTTCAATTTCTCACTTATAAGGTTCATAAAGATAAGCGGGAAAGAGAGCGTACTCAACACGTCTATATGTATTACCACCGTAGCTGCCGTGGTAGTAGGAGTAACATACCTGTTGCTGCTGGATATCTTTTTTGAGAACAGTGCCCTCATACAGGATACCTCCTACGGGATGTTCTTCTTGCTCACAGTGGTAATGCACTCAATATTCTTCATTACCGGGGAATCGTTCAAGGCGCTCCGTGACACAAAGGACTACTTTATGCAGAACACGGTGCTTTCCGCAAGAGTGATACTACTGTTCCCTCTTGTGTTCCTTGGAAGCTTTGGTATATTTGGTGCTATTGGGATTACATACTTCCTGGCAACAGTCTATAGCGTGATCGTGCTGAGCAGGAGGGTGAAACTTAACTTAAGGATAGACAGGGAATTCTTAAGCAAATCTTTCAGTTTCTCCTCGGGCAATTATATCTCGAACCTGCTCTATGAAAGCCCTTCACTACTGATGCCCCCGATAATACTGAGCCTAATAGGTAAACAGGAGGCAGCTCTTTATTATATAGCCATGGCAGTGAGCAGTCTTATATGGATAGCGCCGATGTCCCTGAGTGCCTCGCTCTTCATCGAGGGCAGTTACGGGGAAAACCTGAAGAAGAATGTCGTCAAATCCGGAAAAGCAATACTTGTTGTCCTTGTGCCCAGCATTATATTCATTTACCTGTTTGGAGGTTTCGTACTGGAAATATTTGGCCGGGACTACGTTGAAGCCCTGCCACTGCTGCATATACTGGTACTCTCAAGTTTCTTTGTGGCTCTGCATGACATGTTCATTCCCATCCTGAATATAAAGATGAGGGTGAGCAACCTGATAAAACTCAATTTCGTGAGGTTTTGCCTTTTGCTTGGATTATCTTATATATTCCTCCGGGATTACGGAATCATAGGATTCGGCTATGCATGGATGATAACTCATATCCTTCTTACCGTAATAACACTCTGGCTTTCGAGGAAAGAGGGATGGATTTAA